In the genome of Limanda limanda chromosome 15, fLimLim1.1, whole genome shotgun sequence, one region contains:
- the LOC133021068 gene encoding malate dehydrogenase, cytoplasmic-like, translating into MPRRKGMERKDLLKDNVAIFKSQGAALEKYAKKTVKVLVVGNTNCLIATKSAPSIPKENFSCLTRLDHNRARSQVLAIRCGVPATNVKNIIIWGNNSSTQYPDVHHCLVNISGSELACFDAVKDDAWLKGDFIATVKQRGAAVIKARKLSSAMSAAKAICDHMRDIWSGTPQDEFTSMGVYSSGNSYGVPADLIYSFPIQIKDKNWTIVDGLAINDFSRSRMDATAAELIEERDMVVSFLGYD; encoded by the exons ATGCCCAGGAGGAAGGGCATGGAGAGGAAAGACTTACTCAAAGACAATGTGGCCATCTTCAAGAGCCAGGGAGCCGCCCTGGAGAAGTATGCCAAGAAGACTGTGAAG GTGCTGGTTGTAGGAAACACCAACTGTCTGATTGCAACCAAGTCTGCTCCCTCAATCCCCAAAGAGAACTTCTCCTGTCTCACCCGTCTGGACCACAACAGGGCTCGCTCTCAGGTGC TGGCGATTCGCTGTGGCGTTCCTGCTACCAATGTCAAGAACATAATAATCTGGGGCAACAACTCGTCCACCCAGTACCCAGATGTGCACCACTGCTTGGTCAACATATCCGGTAGTGAGCTCGCCTGCTTCGATGCCGTCAAGGATGATGCCTGGCTCAAAGGAGATTTCATAGCT ACAGTGAAGCAGAGAGGCGCTGCAGTCATCAAGGCCAGGAAGCTGTCCAGTGCCATGTCTGCCGCCAAGGCCATCTGTGACCACATGAGAGACATCTGGTCAGGCACCCCCCAG GACGAGTTCACCTCTATGGGCGTGTACTCCTCTGGAAACTCATATGGAGTCCCAGCAGACCTCATCTATTCATTCCCGATCCAGATCAAG GACAAGAACTGGACGATTGTGGACGGCTTGGCCATCAATGATTTTTCCCGATCGAGGATGGACgccacagcagcagagctgATCGAGGAGAGAGACATGGTGGTGTCTTTCCTGGGGTATGACTAG